ACGGCGTATCCCAGGTCCGCGAGGTGCTGCGCCCACGGCAGGACGCTCAAGGGACTGCCCGTGAAACCGTGGCAAATGGCCACCCCGGTGCGGGCGTTGGCGCCGTGGCCCGGATAACTGAAAGCGGCCGGACGGGACGGGGGGCTGCTTTCAGTCATGACTCCATCGTGTCACTGTTCCAGCCAAATCTCACTAGAGTAGGGTTGCATTGAATCGCTGGCCAGGGCCGACGCAGGGCCTGGGGCTGCCTTCCGGAGAGGTTCACCACGTGTTCTATTGGGTCATGAAAAGGATCTTCCTCGGTCCGGTGATCAAGCTGCTCTTCAGGCCATGGGTCAAGGGCCTGGACAACATTCCGGCGCAGGGGGCCGCCATCATCGCCTCCAACCATCTGTCGTTCTCCGACTCCATTTTCATGCCGCTCATGGTGCGGCGGCCCGTGGTCTTCCTGGCCAAGTCGGAGTACTTCACGGGAACCGGCATCAAGGGCAGGCTCACGGCCGCGTTCTTCCGCCTCACCAACCAACTGCCCATGGACCGCTCCGGGGGCGCTGCCTCTGCCGCGTCCCTGAACGCAGGGATGGAAGTACTCAACGCCGGCGGACTGCTGGGCATCTACCCGGAGGGCACACGAAGCCCCGACGGACGGTTGTACCGCGGCAAGGTAGGCGTGGCACGACTGGCGCTCCAGGCCGGGGTCCCCGTGATCCCCGTTGCCATGATCGGCACCGACAAGGTCCAGCCCATCGGCAAGCGGCTGCCCAACATCCGCAGGATCGGCATGATCTTCGGCGAACCGCTGGACTTCAGCGAGTACCGGGACCAGGCAGACGACAGGATTGTCCAGCGCAAGGTCACCGACGACATCATGGCCCGGCTGATGCGCCTCTCCGGACAGGAATACGTGGACGAGTACGCGGCCGTGGTGAAGCTTCGGCTTGCCGGGAAGCCGGACGAACCGCAGGCCGCCGCGGAACCCCTTGCCGCCCCGGCACCCTCCGGAGACGGATTCGTCCCGGACTCCGGGGCCGACCCGGCGCCGGCCCACCCCGGTGTGGAGGACGACGCCGGCACAAAGGCCACGGGATAGCAGAACCTTCCGGGGGTCCCACCGCAGTTGTGACGGGGGCAGCGGGCAGCGTGACGGTCCGGTGCCCGGCGCTGCCGCCCTGCCGCTAGTCTTAGAGGGTGACTGAGCTATCTGCAAAACCAGCCTTTTCTCTGTCCAGCACCGCCCAGAGCGGAGCGGCCAACTATCCCGGACTGGACCACTGGCGGGACCTTCCCATCTCCCAGCAGCCCAGCTGGCAGGACCGGGATGTCTTCGAGGCCTCAGTGAAGGAACTGTCGGTCCTGCCGCCGCTGGTGTTTGCAGGCGAAGTGGACGTCCTTCGCGAGCGGCTGGCTGCCGCTGCCCAGGGCAAGGCGTTCCTGCTGCAGGGTGGCGACTGCGCCGAGACCTTCGAGGCTGCCACGGCGGA
This region of Arthrobacter sp. DNA4 genomic DNA includes:
- a CDS encoding 1-acyl-sn-glycerol-3-phosphate acyltransferase, translating into MFYWVMKRIFLGPVIKLLFRPWVKGLDNIPAQGAAIIASNHLSFSDSIFMPLMVRRPVVFLAKSEYFTGTGIKGRLTAAFFRLTNQLPMDRSGGAASAASLNAGMEVLNAGGLLGIYPEGTRSPDGRLYRGKVGVARLALQAGVPVIPVAMIGTDKVQPIGKRLPNIRRIGMIFGEPLDFSEYRDQADDRIVQRKVTDDIMARLMRLSGQEYVDEYAAVVKLRLAGKPDEPQAAAEPLAAPAPSGDGFVPDSGADPAPAHPGVEDDAGTKATG